From Engraulis encrasicolus isolate BLACKSEA-1 unplaced genomic scaffold, IST_EnEncr_1.0 scaffold_325_np1212, whole genome shotgun sequence, a single genomic window includes:
- the LOC134443448 gene encoding tripartite motif-containing protein 16-like, producing the protein MVEHEKKILERTKELQELSKAAETIKRSATTAVQNSEKVFNELIGSIQQRRIAMTNLIRAHEKADLGRVNAFFKQVSYEITALKEKYADLEQLLQTTDLTTFLETSKKTYQPLGSESLSRVSINTNSMYIKMKESVQKLRQSMESMLQVEFAKMTVQPDSAIVSPEPLIRQDFLKYASPIALDVNTAYRHLKLSDGNKQVAWTDESQNYPDLPQRFTYCKLVLGKDCLSPPSYWEVEWTGEK; encoded by the exons ATGGTGGAACATGAAAAGAAAATTCTAGAAAGGACGAAGGAGCTACAGGAACTGAGTAAAGCTGCAGAGACTATCAAG CGCTCTGCAACTACAGCCGTGCAGAACAGTGAGAAGGTCTTCAATGAACTCATAGGCTCTATTCAGCAAAGGCGTATTGCAATGACCAATTTGATAAGAGCTCATGAGAAGGCTGACTTGGGTCGAGTAAATGCCTTCTTCAAGCAAGTGAGTTATGAGATAACAGCTCTGAAGGAGAAATATGCAGATTTGGAACAGCTCTTACAGACAACAGATCTCACTACCTTTCTTGAG ACGTCAAAGAAAACCTATCAACCTCTTGGATCTGAGAGCTTGTCCCGTGTTTCCATTAATACCAATTCCatgtacatcaaaatgaaggagtCGGTCCAAAAGTTGAGACAATCCATGGAGAGTATGCTTCAGGTGGAGTTTGCTAAAATGACAG TGCAGCCAGATTCTGCAATTGTGTCTCCAGAACCACTTATCAGGCAGGACTTCTTGAAAT ATGCCAGTCCAATAGCATTGGATGTCAACACCGCGTACCGGCATCTCAAACTGTCTGATGGAAACAAGCAGGTGGCCTGGACTGATGAGTCTCAGAATTATCCTGACCTTCCTCAGAGGTTTACCTACTGTAAACTGGTGTTGGGTAAAGATTGTCTGTCGCCACCGTCCTATTGGGAGGTTGAGTGGACTGGAGAGAAAG